The genomic DNA ccgagtatctcgagatgcacagaacttatgtgcaataacaatagtaggcaccgtccttaaggcgctgttacaccgTGAAATGTGTTGTGCAACTTATCTCACTGTGTTTGGTGACATCGTGGCcggacaagttgcatgaaacatttcacagtgtaacataccctgcaatgGCCAAAAGCGTTAAAACTacatttaatctcaaatccaacctttgtcagttaaaattcaatgtatggtggggtcatacatggtgtttcggtctttcgttttgctgttttaGTGTTTCGTTGTTGTGTGGTTTAGCAATACCCATACAACAACCCAACTTTCTAGTAAACCAAAGCAGATAAAtcttaaattttaatgtaaGTGATTACATCTGATATGCTTGaatgattttttaaattgttgttttaattttgtcaTAAGGTGTCTGCCAAGGTCAACTCTGCGTGTTTGGAACAGGACTGTCCAGTAAATAAATCAATAAGAGTTGTTAATGCGACAACTGGGAAATGCGTCACATGTTACCCATGCACCGAAATGTGCTCGTATGGATCACCGTCTGTTCCCTGTGGTTCAACAGTGCCTTATGGTACAGATATCAGTTGTGATGTAGACTTAAGTAAAGGTCAAGTCAAAATCATCCCTGCATGCTTGGAACAGGACTGTCCAGAAAATAAATCAATAAGAGTTGTTAATGCTACAACAGGGAAATGCGTCACATGTTACCCATGCACCGAAATGTGCTCGTATGGATCGCCATCTGTTCCCTGTGGTTCAACAGTGCCTTATGGTACAGATATCAATTGTGATGGCCCGAGTCAAGACCCACCATTCACGTCCTTGCAGTTGGCCACATCATTAGTGACCCCACCATATTCAAGCCATCTTGCAAGGAGTCGTATGACTTCCACACCTTCAATGGCTGTTACTGTTTCAAGCAGTCTGTCACCTTCAAGCACTGCCACCTTCAATGGCTCTGTTGAAACAGAGTCAAAACTTGTTGCTCCCTCCAGTTCCTCTGCATTCAACACTGCAGGCTCTAAAGGGATACCAAAACATACAGAACCAGGTTCTCCTCCAACTCATTCCCAGAAACAACATCCTTCGAcattaatttcagtttttacaGTGTCTGGAGCAATAATTGGCGCATTCCTACTGTTGGTGCTTATCCCatttgtttacaaaaaatgcagaaaaagtACAACTAAAAAACATACAAGTACAAATGCATCCAGAGACCAACAGAAAGGTGGTTTGATTGAATCAGATAATGAAGATAGTGAGACATGTGCATTGTATCCTGACACAAACAGTGCATCATTTGTCAATTCTTGCCATAAGAAAAGTAAAGAAAGCGTCAATAATCATAGCCATTCTGTTGAACTCCCTATTGACTCAGAAGAAGGGAATGGAGCAATTGTAGTGGCCATCCCAACATCATTGGATTCAGATTCTTCTAAAGGTATGTTTATTTTTGATTGTTTGGTGCAACTTTTGTTGTTGTACATTTGGGTTTTTCAATAATGCATCCAATAATATTGGGATTTTTCTTGCTACCAGTAATCTCTAGTTAAATGAATAgagtgtttttaatttttcaaaattattttccttttgaaaaccaaaaaacgtCACTGCATGCTCTTTATATTACCAGAAGAGTATTAATGTACCATATTTTCTCGATTAAACACCGGACCCCGATTAAATGCCGGCCTCGAAAAAATGCCGGGGCAAAACTGTCGATTTTTGAATAAACGCGGGGGGTGTTTAATCGGAGCCCCGGCGTTTGATCGGGGTCCCGGCGTTTATTGGGGGTCAAGGTCAAACACAAACGAGGAGGACGTTAGCGACATTGCCGTTTATATACTTAAAACTTTGCACTCATATCATTTACTACTTGTCCTACATCATTCATATATTGTTTATGTGCTGTTTGTTAGTGATACAGATCTTGATTGCAACATTGTATGCGTGCCGCATGTACGGTACCATAATACTGTAACTTCGGGTAATCCAGGGAAAAATCGTCCAGCACTTACAAACTGCCCTTAGGTTTCCAAGGATCGGTAATAATAAATCAACCTGGAAAAATGGCAGAAAATTGCATTTCATTAATAAACGCCGGACCCCGATTAAACGCCGGCCTCGAAAAAACGCCGGGTCAAAACTGCCGATTTTTAATTAAACGGTGGGGGCATTTAATCGAGAAAATACGGTATTCcattttcactgtctaatgttacaaattcgtccataattttggaaaatccccagtggTTATTggtatggttattgtgataaattctgtgattggtggattaggctgagtgcacttaatatgatttgctgatgtaactgtccaaTTACAGGTGTCCAATTTCACTGTCCAAttacaaccctacacaataattagtgaataAAGCAGTTAATacatgcaccaatcaaatttgagaaaattgtaatggttatgattactATAGGTATCACCTTTACTTACATGTTCCACAGTTTTCATAGTCCCTCGCCAGATCCTGATACTTCTCAATCTTCTGTAACTCTTTGTCAAGCACTTTACAATCTACAGGCTGGAACAACAAAGTCTAAAATCCAGCAATTATCCTGATGTATAGCAATCATATCTGGTCTTCAGAATCACGTGTTCATCACTATCTATTGTGGCATGTGAAGTCCACAGCATTTTTTGGAATCACTTTCCATGCCAGCAATCATGGCaccttttatatatttttgggCCATTTTGATCTATTCATTTAATACACGGTTGACACTTTGTGATTCATCCCCTGAAAGACTTTATCAGGTTCGATCATCCTTTAAAGACATGTCCTTGAGCAGTGGATATCTATGCAATGATTCTGCTCCTTTATTATTTATACCACTGTCTTTTAACCACAAGTTAATTTCTTTGAGATTGGGGCTCATCTCCAGAATTTTCTGACCTGATGTGATAGGCTGGTTGCTTGGCTTTGGACAaaaggagaactgaaaattAGAGAGAATCCTTTATAGATTCGAAGCTATGACTTCCATGACACCAGTCAGATGCTCTACTGGAGAACTAGATCATTTATCTAGATCTTACATGGACAAGGTGTCCTGCTGGTATGCAAGCTCTACAATGCTGTacacattaaaaaaatacagcaaaaaCCACCAATCTGTGGAATGGGTGGGAATTGACGTGTCGCTGCTCAACCCTctttcgcttgtaaatagttcaaattcttaagGAGGTATTGGCAGAAGTGAGAGCATATGGAAGGCTCTATAATGAAGGAAAAGCTCTTGGAGAAgacttgagaatgaagattatacaaGACATTATCAGAAAAGGGGGAGAAGTTTTTCTGCgattgccaaagaaaacagagataaattttgaaaatgtgtttttccattgttgcgGTCGTTATAGTACACCTCAAGcccgtgggaaaggaatttcatcaaaatgttcaACAAAAGTGGGCGGTGCAGTGACTTGGTAATTTGaacccattccacagatcggtggttttcatAGTAAGGGGGAAGACGTTGTAGAGCCTGCAGACCAGCAGGAAACACTGTCCATTCAGAACCTCGACAACTGACCCACCTCCCCAGGAGTTCTAGTCGCTGaatgggtagagcatctgaCAGGTTTCACAGATGGATGTCATACGTTCCAATCCTGCCTTAAGGatggatttttcagttgtctttttGCCTGTAGCTTTCCTATCATCTTTCCTAGAAGCATAATTTTATTACACCTGGAAACATCAAAAGTTGCATTTTCCGACCTGTGGTAGATTATTCCTTTTGGGaattttcatttcctttgttttcacttcatttgCTTGTAGAATACCAAAATACTTTAAATTTGTATTAGAATAGTATtacgtgcactctcattggtcaatgtttagatgagagtacggaaacacggctgtgacatcacgcaaattttgattggttatgtgttgccAGATGCACATTTTGAATTGCTGGTAGAAATATGAGTGTGCATCAAGAAAacctgtttcaatcaagaagtacaTTATGTagaaaaaccagcattttccttcatttgtcgaattatcattgagaaatattttaaaaaagcaatagaggacttttttccgtgtttccatagcctcacctaaacactcggggaagttgggagaattatggacagttatgcaaacccttggCTGCATCTAGGTTTTGTATCagtgtctcgaattctcccaaatcCCCCTTGAGTTTAGATGAAGCTATAtggaaacaaggaaaatgtcctctattgcttaaataattACATGcatgaatattattattgttgttgttaatattgctcttattattattattattattattattattattattattattattattattattatcatctcaTGGCGTTTACGCTCTGGCAGATGTTATACCGCATTTAAACCAAAGGAGCaagccatagccaatggccaaaggtcctttggGTCATTCCCTCTTGTTTAGTTTTCCAGAACCTTTCTTAGGATCCTTGCTGTTCCTAACGAGGCTGTTTTCTGCAAGAGTCCATTCTTGATAGCAATCCCTAGCTTCGTAAGCCATCCATCTAACCTTTTACTTACTCCTCCAAGTGCACCAACAACTATCAGTATGACTTCTACATGTCTGATCCCACATATATACTTAATTTCTCTCTTTAGCTCATGGTACTTCTCCAgcttttcaccttccttctCATGCACCCTGTGGTCCCATGGTGATGCAATATCCACAATGATTACCTTATCATTTTCCTTTTCTACAACAACAATGTCTGGTTTTCTGGCTGTGATGATAATTATGGTCGCACTGGATGGACATGTCCCACAAGAtcttaaaacttttgtttttcacaatCCTTTCTGGTTGGCGCTCATACCATTTCTCACTTCTGTCTATACCATACTTACAACAGAGTTTCCAGTGC from Montipora capricornis isolate CH-2021 chromosome 2, ASM3666992v2, whole genome shotgun sequence includes the following:
- the LOC138021714 gene encoding uncharacterized protein; protein product: MKPPITLLKLSARKRGRLIVLAILLVSAKVNSACLEQDCPVNKSIRVVNATTGKCVTCYPCTEMCSYGSPSVPCGSTVPYGTDISCDVDLSKGQVKIIPACLEQDCPENKSIRVVNATTGKCVTCYPCTEMCSYGSPSVPCGSTVPYGTDINCDGPSQDPPFTSLQLATSLVTPPYSSHLARSRMTSTPSMAVTVSSSLSPSSTATFNGSVETESKLVAPSSSSAFNTAGSKGIPKHTEPGSPPTHSQKQHPSTLISVFTVSGAIIGAFLLLVLIPFVYKKCRKSTTKKHTSTNASRDQQKGGLIESDNEDSETCALYPDTNSASFVNSCHKKSKESVNNHSHSVELPIDSEEGNGAIVVAIPTSLDSDSSKGDQDSVSSDDQSPDSNSQINLQQVKNTHYFAGPGAQYQKIFSATQQTGCTQPDRWNGNAVGSNKRGCVNWSSMSQEDKYKTCILEVPFRLLRGIYLSLDVKRTDGKDVGLFAEKLFLTHKEYEFVCQEAQNNRESPTYLLLKEKFNYPGSVRKFIEIMKSMGREDIIRLINDWQS